A segment of the Candidatus Dormiibacterota bacterium genome:
CCACTAGCACCCACAATAGTCACGAACTCTTTCGGCTGAATATGCAGATTAATGCCCGAAAGAGCTATCGATTTATTGGGGTACATTTTGGTTACGCGGTCAAATAAAATCACTAGAGTATCTTAGCAAGAGTTATGTCGATAATAAAGACGTCAGCAGGCCGGGTAATCTGATTTACGTGCACCAAGATGACCGTAAATTGTCACTAAACCATTACCGTGATCAATAATCACATGGTCACCATACCCGCTGCGGTCGTAGCCGCTAAACACCACCCTGCCCGCTGCAGCGGCCACAACTGCCGCCCCAAAATGCTGGCTGAGGTCTAAGCCCGAGTGGTAACCGTATGGAGCGGCCCAGTTGGGCGGACCGAATTCTTGGTTGACAGTAAACCCACCAGAATAAGGCCAGCCCATGGCGCCCCCTAGCACCGAGCGCGGGTTAACAGGCGTACCGTTCCTTTGTACTTCAAAGTGCAGGTGTGAACCGGTCGAACAGCCGCTGGAGCCTTCATAGCCGATGACCTCTCCCCGCCCGACTTCTTCGCCTGCGGTCGGCATACCGCCGTTACGCATAGAAGCCAGCTTTGCTTTAAGCTGCTGCCTGGCGGCTTCGACGGTAGCTAGCTCGTTCACAGCCAAGGCCTTTTGGTAGTTTAAGCCATTTTGCTGCTCAGTCAGCTGCTGGCTGAGCTTATTTAATTCCGCCGCTTGTCTCTCTAGCTCTTTCTTAATCTTCACTATTTCATTCAGCAGGTCTGTCACTTTATCTTGTGAAGCTTGCACGTATTGCTGGCGGTCAACAAATTCAGAAAAGCTATTTGAGCCTGCTAGTATCTCCAGGCTACTGGTGTCTGCGCGCTTGTATTGAATCTGGATGTGTTCTTTTAGAAGTGCCTGATTAGCCGCCATTCGCTGCTTGGCTTCTTCGATCGCCGCGCCCGTAGCTGTGATTTTAGCTGTAGTATCACGAATCTCACCTTC
Coding sequences within it:
- a CDS encoding peptidoglycan DD-metalloendopeptidase family protein; translated protein: MEFNLNRYAPIFYLRIILTICLLVLAGGAPVAHAQSYSDVKNQLNSHDRRAAEVHNHINNYDAQIQRIEGEIRDTTAKITATGAAIEEAKQRMAANQALLKEHIQIQYKRADTSSLEILAGSNSFSEFVDRQQYVQASQDKVTDLLNEIVKIKKELERQAAELNKLSQQLTEQQNGLNYQKALAVNELATVEAARQQLKAKLASMRNGGMPTAGEEVGRGEVIGYEGSSGCSTGSHLHFEVQRNGTPVNPRSVLGGAMGWPYSGGFTVNQEFGPPNWAAPYGYHSGLDLSQHFGAAVVAAAAGRVVFSGYDRSGYGDHVIIDHGNGLVTIYGHLGARKSDYPAC